A single region of the Vespula pensylvanica isolate Volc-1 chromosome 8, ASM1446617v1, whole genome shotgun sequence genome encodes:
- the LOC122631087 gene encoding disco-interacting protein 2 homolog A isoform X1 produces the protein MRPLSFENLRRLVSRKKDRNEPSFKRSESFKRISIRKSYLDRGKRRNKLQKNLEPVITAQPVVVVSAPATTSVPDQQEKTQATRIKIKEQEIRRQQENVSLSRESISYDEWLQGVGSSSREKLQEKLLVQEQTGKSSTKVTTKLIQDRRSSNDLTDDLNSAILSLKPFGPTTNDEDGWIYSEKNLHQHDNPGQTRETPCVPLETGPPSVSISLGRVWRDAVPVPYPSSSGPSVHHSLDSALKERKPSQPTVARTVSAPEKTIVKDNASSSSSFGFSLRIGKLADFRAGSTRNGFFRRKTSKPSPSVSTEGYFKRTSGQRRSSSRRRGKRTTSSQRATSQRTSQRTKKKNDQQPVVRENSPVWFVPPERRRSRRQRRVWREIRYFPEEEEDEEEEATATTALVIEKYDDYSSNFSDDQFDDQKLLLSGDFNERRDDAFNSLVSSSLGSFSVTSSSSSVCPAPKISDFNEDKLFSEELRNRGLLGRRTIWKNTTTSPFVTTENYFTSSQFINFLAKSSSDRNTKERSRKDSNSYYRYLSSSESDNESSRRDLLDDDRLSQRQQHLKRQKSGPRRRPLRRKSQLRRASGQPVFLVRKCSSLRKRPRDITQKGYEKKRTRLLQQYASKQLGAGNGGIAGSGDIGSGGGGGGSIGGGGGGLERTSYGSSGGGIGVGGGVGVGVGVGGGGGGGGGRPQPRARRTQRRVTHNEKRYHSGGRLIPGGIASPPGSGGSTGNTGNSNSAAARRGNRRLTRNESRYHSEVRQEAVQQALAAMQGRPKPSLPMPSKRTSVMARSPERERRDSGESSSDEDSVVTEESPGAGGPTGTGLSDTSSTGSARDTPPPPRPPARRPPGADITDIAEYTPHAYCNIQPPDVTHTGSTPTAQQSTRRPGADRVNRYHVVEDQNNTGTTGRWKVSAKIQQLLNTLKRPKRRPLPEFYEDDDIELEIAANPKDPNAPKPEGGSMTSAIGEPLSVPSGLPRSLEAAIQRYGSASYKAPVATVLDPNGKLCITLTYGKLLSRSHKIAYTLLNKALSRGGDCCLKPGDRIALVYPNNDPISFMCAFYGCLQAGIVPVPIEVPLTRRDAGSQQIGFLLGSCEIQVALTSEACLKGLPKTAAGEVVAFKGWPKLHWFVTEHLGKTPKDWLPPPRLTDDTPAYIEYTTVKDGSVMGVTVTRSAMLAHCRALTQACGYTEGENAVCVLDFKREVGLWHSTLTSVLNGMHVIFIPYALMKVNPASWMQMITKHRASVAVVKSRDLHWGLLATKDHKDISLSSLRLLLVADGANPWSLSSCDQFLSVFQSKGLRPDAVCPCASSSEALTVSVRRPGRAGVNATGRGVLSMSGLSYGVVRVDQENSLTSLTLQDCGQVMPGSIVVVVKMEGKPYICKTDEVGEICVHSAATGSQYWGLQGLTNNTFKVSPLQADSTPLGDVEYTRSGLLGFLGPGGLVFVCGSRDGLMTVTGRKHNADDIIATVLAVEPMKFIYRGRIAVFSVRVLRDERICVVAEQRPDCSEEESFQWMSRVLQAVDSIHAVGIYCLALVPPNYLPKTPLGGIHLSETKRRFLEGALHPANVLLCPHTCVTNLPKPREVHSAGDSVADVGPASVMVGNIVQGNRLASAQGRDMGVLDEDSDNAKKYQFISEILRWRAVSTSDHVIFTSLNAKGAVATSLSCSQLHKKAERIGNLLLDRGRINTGDHVALIFPPGTDLICAFYGCLYVGAVPVTIRPPHPQNLQTTLPTVRMIVDVSKSVLVLTNQNIMKLLKTKEANNVIEVKSWPTILDMDDMPKKKLPVMYRAPTAEMLAYLDFSVSTTGMLAGIKMSHAAVTSLCRAMKLACELYPSRHIALCLDPYSGLGFALWCLSSIYSGHHSILIPPSEVEANPALWLSAVSQSRVRDTFCSYGVMELCTKGLGSSVHALKARGVSLACVRTCVVVAEERPRIALTTSFSKLFSALGLSPRAVSTSFGCRVNTAICLQGASSPEPSTVYVDLRALRNDRVSLVERGSPHSLCLMESGKLLPGVKVIIANPETKGQCGDSHLGEIWVQSAHNASGYFTIYGDETDYADHFNARLVTGNTNEVYARTGYLGFLRRTESVQQSVISDVPGDTSASEADLVPGDAELHDAVFVVGALDEAILLRGMRYHPIDIENSVMRCHKKIAECAVFTWTNLLVVVVELDGSESEALDLVALVTSAVLEEHHLVVGVVVVVDPGVVPINSRGEKQRMHLRDGFLADQLDPIYVAYNM, from the exons ATGAGGCCACTCTCCTTCGAGAACCTTAGGAGGCTCGTGAGCCGTAAGAAGGATAGAAACGAGCCCTCCTTCAAACGTAGCGAGTCGTTTAAAAGGATATCGATAAGGAAAAGTTATCTCGATCGTGGTAAACGACGTAACAAGTTACAAAAGAATCTTGAACCGGTGATAACAGCTCAGCCGGTGGTTGTAGTGTCAGCACCAGCTACTACGAGCGTGCCGGATCAGCAAGAAAAGACACAAGCGACGAGGATCAAGATCAAGGAGCAAGAGATTAGAAGACAACAGGAAAACGTATCCCTCAGTCGTGAGTCTATCAGTTACGACGAATGGTTGCAAGGCGTTGGCTCCTCTTCTCGTGAGAAACTTCAAGAAAAACTATTGGTCCAAGAGCAAACAGGCAAATCGTCGACCAAAGTTACGACCAAACTGATTCAAGATCGTCGATCGAGCAACGATCTAACCGACGATTTAAACTCAGCGATCTTGTCATTGAAACCGTTCGGTCCTACTACGAACGACGAGGATGGCTGGATTTATTCTGAGAAAAATCTTCACCAACATGATAATCCTGGACAAACGCGTGAAACACCTTGTGTACCTCTTGAAACTGGACCGCCCAGTGTCAGCATCAGTCTTGGACGAGTTTGGAGAGACGCCGTACCGGTACCTTATCCTTCCTCTTCCGGGCCCTCCGTTCATCATTCGTTGGACAGTGCATTGAAAGAACGGAAACCGTCACAACCCACGGTTGCTAGAACCGTCTCGGCCCCGGAAAAAACCATCGTCAAGGACAACGcatcatcctcgtcgtcgttcggCTTCTCGCTTAGGATCGGCAAGCTGGCTGACTTCAGGGCAGG GAGCACGAGGAACGGATTCTTCCGACGAAAAACGTCTAAGCCATCACCGAGCGTCAGTACCGAAGGTTATTTCAAGAGGACAAGCGGCCAAAGGAGATCGAGTTCGAGAAGGCGAGGAAAGAGGACGACGTCGTCGCAACGTGCGACCTCACAGAGGACATCtcaaaggacaaagaaaaagaatgatcaaCAGCCGGTTGTTCGTGAGAACAGTCCGGTATGGTTCGTGCCACCGGAAAGGAGACGTTCGAGACGTCAGAGACGAGTTTGGCGAGAGATTCGTTATTTTcctgaagaggaggaggacgaggaagaggaagcaacagcaacaacagcgtTGGTTATCGAAAAATACGACGATTATTCGTCGAATTTCTCGGATGATCAATTCGACGATCAGAAATTGTTGCTATCTGGCGATTTTAATGAGAGAAGAGACGACGCATTcaattctctcgtttcttcgtcgttAGGTTCTTTTTCGGTGACGTCATCGTCCTCCTCGGTTTGTCCAGCACCAAAAATCAGCGATTTCAACGAGGACAAATTATTCTCCGAGGAATTGAGGAATCGTGGTTTACTCGGTAGAAGAACCATTTGGAAAAACACAACAACGTCGCCTTTCGTAAcaacagaaaattattttaccagcagtcaatttattaatttcctcGCAAAGAGTTCGTCAGATCGTAACACCAAAGAAAGATCCAGAAAGGATAGTAATTCCTATTACAGATATCTGAGCTCCAGCGAGAGCGATAACGAATCTTCTCGGCGCGATCTCCTCGACGATGATCGTCTCTCTCAACGTCAGCAACATCTTAAACGACAAAAATCCGGACCGAGAAGACGACctttacgaagaaaatcgcAACTCCGCCGAGCATCTGGCCAGCCCGTTTTTCTTGTTCGCAAATGCTCGTCCTTGAGAAAACGACCCA gaGACATAACGCAAAAGGGCTATGAAAAGAAACGGACTCGTCTACTACAGCAATATGCTTCTAAACAACTCG GGGCTGGAAATGGCGGCATTGCTGGCAGTGGCGACATTGGTagtggtggaggaggtggagggagtatcggtggtggtggtggaggactCGAAAGGACAAGTTATGGAAGCAGCGGTGGTGGTATcggtgttggtggtggtgttggtgttggtgttggtgttggtggtggcggtggcggtggcggcggaCGACCACAGCCACGTGCACGACGCACGCAACGTCGTGTCACGCACAACGAGAAACGCTATCATTCAG GAGGTCGGCTAATACCTGGTGGGATCGCCAGTCCTCCGGGATCTGGCGGCTCAACCGGAAACACCGGGAACTCAAACTCGGCTGCTGCGAGACGCGGTAATCGCAGACTTACGCGCAATGAGAGCCGCTATCATTCCG AGGTACGTCAGGAGGCGGTACAACAAGCCCTGGCAGCTATGCAAGGTCGGCCGAAACCTTCCTTGCCAATGCCATCGAAGAGAACTTCCGTCATGGCTAGAAGTCCTGAACGAGAACGTCGCGATAGCGGAGAATCTAGTAGCGATGAGGATAGTGTCGTAACGGAAGAGAGTCCTGGTGCTGGTGGTCCAACTG gTACTGGCTTATCAGACACTAGCAGTACCGGCTCGGCACGTGatacaccaccaccaccaagaCCACCGGCAAGGAGGCCACCTGGTGCCGACATTACTGACATCGCCGAATATACGCCTCATGCTTACTGTAACATACAACCACCGGACGTAACACACACGGGCAGTACGCCAACGGCACAACAGTCGACGAGACGGCCTGGTGCCGATCGTGTCAATCGTTACCACGTAGTCGAGGATCAGAATAATACTGGAACAACTGGTCGTTGGAAAGTATCAGCAAAAATTCAACAGTTATTGAATACGTTAAAACGGCCAAAGAGACGGCCACTTCCAGAATTTTACGAAGACGACGATATAGAGCTCGAGATAGCCGCCAATCCAAAAGATCCGAATGCACCAAAACCGGAAGGTGGTTCGATGACGTCTGCGATCGGTGAGCCACTGTCCGTGCCGTCAGGCCTGCCTAGATCGCTCGAAGCCGCTATTCAAAG gtATGGCTCAGCAAGTTACAAAGCACCCGTCGCAACCGTTCTAGATCCTAACGGCAAACTCTGTATCACATTGACATATGGAAAACTTTTAAGTCGTTCTCATAAAATAGCCTATACACTTTTAAACAAGGCTCTAAGTCGTGGCGGTGATTGTTGTCTCAAGCCTGGAGATAGAATCGCTTTGGTATATCCGAACAACGATCCGATAAGTTTCATGTGTGCATTTTACGGTTGCCTTCAAGCTGGTATCGTGCCTGTACCCATCGAGGTACCATTGACACGTCGAGACGCAGGTTCCCAACAGATTGGTTTTCTTCTTGGTAGTTGTGAAATACAG GTGGCCCTAACCAGCGAGGCTTGTCTCAAAGGTTTACCAAAGACAGCGGCTGGCGAAGTTGTAGCTTTCAAGGGTTGGCCAAAATTACATTGGTTCGTTACAGAACATTTAGGTAAAACTCCAAAAGATTGGTTACCACCTCCACGTCTAACCGACGATACACCAGCGTACATCGAGTATACAACGGTGAAGGATGGATCGGTGATGGGTGTGACAGTGACAAGATCAGCGATGCTTGCTCATTGTCGTGCTCTGACTCAAGCATGCGGTTATACCGAAGGAGAAAATGCCGTTTGTGTGTTAGATTTTAAACGCGAAGTTGGCCTCTGGCATAGCACTCTCACTAGCGTATTAAATGGGATGCACGTTATATTTATACCTTATGCCTTGATGAAGGTCAATCCAGCCAGTTGGATGCAAATGATAACGAAACATCGAGCTAGCGTGGCTGTTGTTAAATCACGAGATCTTCATTGGGGTTTATTAGCGACCAAAGATCACAAGGATATATCGTTATCTTCATTAAGGTTGCTACTAGTCGCTGACGGTGCCAATCCTTGGTCCCTTTCCTCTTGTGATCAATTTCTTTCGGTGTTCCAATCGAAGGGTTTGAGACCAGACGCTGTATGTCCTTGCGCATCCTCTAGCGAAGCTCTTACGGTTTCCGTCAGAAGACCTGGTCGAGCAGGAGTAAATGCTACAGGACGTGGCGTCCTTTCTATGTCGGGATTAAGCTACGGTGTTGTTAGGGTAGATCAAGAAAATTCATTGACTTCTCTGACGTTACAAGATTGTGGTCAAGTTATGCCAGGAA GTATCGTAGTGGTAGTTAAGATGGAAGGAAAGCCATACATTTGTAAAACCGATGAAGTTGGTGAAATATGCGTGCATAGTGCTGCAACTGGTAGCCAATATTGGGGACTACAAGGATTAACAAACAATACTTTCAAAGTATCACCTTTACAAGCGGATAGTACTCCATTAGGCGACGTAGAATATACACGATCGGGTTTGTTAGGATTTCTCGGCCCTGGTGGTTTGGTATTCGTTTGTGGATCTCGCGATGGTCTTATGACTGTGACAGGAAGGAAACATAATGCGGACGACATAATAGCCACCGTATTAGCGGTGGAACCAATGAAATTCATTTATCGTGGTAGAATCGCTGTCTTCAGCGTAAGAGTTTTGAGAGACGAAAGGATATGTGTCGTTGCTGAGCAACGGCCTGATTGTAGCGAGGAAGag AGTTTTCAATGGATGTCACGTGTTTTGCAAGCGGTCGATTCAATTCACGCAGTTGGAATTTATTGTCTTGCATTAGTTCCACCTAATTATCTACCAAAAACACCACTTGGGGGTATTCACCTGTCCGAAACTAAAAGACGTTTTCTAGAAGGTGCACTACATCCAGCTAATGTCCTGCTCTGCCCCCACACTTGTGTTACCAACTTACCAAAACCGCGTGAAGTGCATTCGG CGGGGGATTCTGTTGCAGACGTTGGTCCGGCGAGCGTAATGGTTGGCAACATCGTTCAAGGAAATAGACTGGCCTCTGCTCAAGGACGTGACATGGGTGTTTTAGACGAGGATAGCGATAACGCTAAGAAG TACCAATTCATCTCGGAGATTTTACGTTGGCGCGCTGTCAGTACGTCCGATCACGTCATCTTTACATCCCTCAATGCCAAAGGAGCAGTTGCAACTTCGCTATCGTGTTCTCAATTACACAAGAAAGCAGAACGCATCGGGAATCTTCTTTTGGATCGTGGAAGAATCAACACCGGGGATCACGTCGCATTGATATTTCCACCAGGAACAGATTTGATATGTGCTTTTTATGGTTGTCTTTATGTCGGTGCTGTCCCTGTTACGATCAGGCCTCCACATCCTCAAAATCTACAAACAACTTTACCAACCGTACGCATGATCGTCGATGTCAGTAAATCGGTACTGGTACTGACCAATCAAAACATTATGAAACTTCTAAAGACGAAA GAAGCTAATAATGTTATCGAAGTGAAAAGTTGGCCAACGATTCTTGATATGGATGACATGCCAAAGAAGAAGCTTCCCGTTATGTATCGAGCTCCTACAGCGGAAATGTTGGCTTACTTGGATTTTAGCGTCTCCACTACGGGCATGTTGGCTGGCATTAAAATGTCTCACGCAGCAGTAACGTCGTTGTGCCGTGCTATGAAACTTGCATGCGAATTGTATCCTTCGAGACATATTGCTCTATGTTTAGATCCTTACTCCGGTCTTGGATTTGCTCTTTGGTGTTTAAGCAGTATATACAGCGGACATCATTCCATTTTAATACCACCCTCCGAG GTGGAAGCAAATCCAGCTCTTTGGTTGTCAGCTGTTAGCCAGTCTAGAGTAAGGGATACATTTTGCTCTTACGGGGTTATGGAGTTGTGCACAAAAGGCTTGGGTTCCTCGGTTCATGCTCTAAAAGCACGTGGCGTTAGTTTAGCCTGCGTAAGAACCTGCGTCGTAGTCGCGGAGGAGAGACCACGAATAGCTTTGACTACGAGCTTCAGTAAATTATTCTCCGCTCTTGGATTAAGTCCACGTGCGGTCTCAACGTCATTCGGATGTAGAGTTAATACTGCCATTTGTCTTCAG ggaGCGTCTAGTCCAGAACCATCAACGGTATACGTGGACTTACGAGCATTACGTAACGACCGTGTTTCCCTCGTCGAAAGAGGCAGTCCacattctctctgtctaatGGAATCCGGAAAATTGTTACCTGGTGTCAAAGTTATCATAGCCAATCCAGAAACGAAAGGGCAATGCGGCGATTCTCATCTAGGAGAAATATGGGTTCAATCGGCTCACAATGCCAGCGGTTATTTCACGATTTATGGGGATGAAACTGATTATGCCGATCATTTCAATGCACGCCTTGTAACAGGAAATACCAATGAGGTTTATGCCAGGACCGGTTATCTCGGTTTTCTTCGACGGACTGAAAGCGTTCAACAGTCTGTTATTAGTGATGTTCCCGGTGATACTTCTGCATCCGAAGCTGATCTTGTTCCCGGTGACGCCGAATTACATGACGCTGTTTTCGTGGTCGGTGCACTCGACGAAGCCATTTTACTTAGGGGCATGCGATATCATCCAATTGACATTGAAAACAGTGTTATGAGATGTCATAAAAAAATCGCCGAATG CGCCGTGTTTACGTGGACTAACCTGTTAGTAGTAGTGGTCGAGCTCGATGGAAGTGAAAGTGAAGCTCTCGATTTAGTGGCATTAGTTACTAGCGCTGTTTTGGAAGAACATCATTTGGTAGTAGGCGTCGTTGTAGTAGTTGATCCTGGTGTAGTTCCAATCAACTCCAGAGGTGAGAAACAACGGATGCATTTGCGCGATGGATTTCTTGCCGATCAACTTGATCCGATTTATGTAGCCTATAATATGTGA